A section of the Leptospira terpstrae serovar Hualin str. LT 11-33 = ATCC 700639 genome encodes:
- the eno gene encoding phosphopyruvate hydratase — MSQKDSIRTVQAREIMDSRGNPTVEVDVTLEDGSFGRAAVPSGASTGEHEAVELRDGDKKRYSGKGVLKAVENVNSKISKSILGLSATNQLLIDGTMISLDGTANKSKLGANALLGVSMAVAKAAAVHAGLPLYRYIGGTFARELPVPMMNIINGGAHADNNIDFQEFMILPVSAPNFREALRMGAEVFHSLKTVLKGKGLNTAVGDEGGFAPNLTSNSEAIEVILTAIEKAGYKPDLDIKIGLDCAASEFYDEKKKKYVLKAEKKPEKTAEELVEYYSNLVSKYPIITMEDGLDENDWTGWKKLSEKLGKKIQLVGDDLFVTNIKKLSQGISKGIGNSILIKVNQIGTLTETLSAIEMAKKAQYTAVVSHRSGETEDATISHIAVATNCGQIKTGSLSRTDRIAKYNELLRIEEELGKNASFSGVNTFYNLR, encoded by the coding sequence ATGTCCCAAAAAGATAGCATTCGTACCGTCCAAGCCCGTGAAATCATGGATTCCAGAGGAAATCCAACCGTTGAAGTGGATGTCACTTTGGAAGACGGTTCCTTTGGTCGAGCGGCGGTTCCCTCCGGTGCGTCTACAGGCGAACACGAAGCAGTAGAACTTCGTGACGGTGATAAAAAAAGATACTCCGGAAAAGGTGTACTAAAAGCCGTAGAAAATGTAAATTCTAAAATTTCTAAATCCATCTTAGGCCTTTCGGCAACTAACCAGCTTTTAATTGATGGAACTATGATCTCACTCGATGGAACTGCCAATAAATCGAAGTTAGGTGCCAATGCCCTTTTGGGAGTTTCAATGGCAGTAGCGAAAGCTGCAGCAGTTCATGCGGGACTTCCCCTCTATCGTTATATTGGTGGAACCTTTGCTCGTGAACTTCCGGTTCCCATGATGAATATCATCAATGGCGGTGCTCACGCAGATAACAATATTGACTTTCAAGAATTTATGATCCTTCCTGTTTCTGCTCCTAACTTTCGTGAAGCTCTTCGTATGGGTGCTGAAGTTTTCCATAGCCTAAAGACAGTTTTGAAAGGAAAAGGACTAAATACTGCTGTGGGTGACGAAGGTGGATTTGCTCCTAACCTAACTAGCAACAGTGAAGCCATTGAAGTGATCCTCACTGCGATTGAAAAGGCAGGTTATAAACCAGACCTCGACATCAAAATTGGATTGGATTGTGCAGCATCTGAGTTCTATGATGAGAAGAAAAAGAAATATGTTCTAAAAGCAGAGAAAAAACCAGAGAAGACTGCCGAAGAACTAGTAGAATACTACTCAAATTTAGTGTCCAAGTATCCGATCATTACTATGGAAGACGGCCTGGATGAAAACGATTGGACTGGCTGGAAAAAACTTTCCGAAAAACTGGGAAAAAAGATCCAACTTGTGGGGGATGATTTGTTCGTAACCAACATCAAAAAACTCTCTCAAGGGATAAGTAAAGGGATTGGTAACTCCATTCTCATCAAAGTGAACCAAATCGGGACTCTGACAGAAACTCTCAGTGCCATCGAAATGGCCAAAAAAGCCCAGTATACGGCTGTTGTATCCCATAGATCGGGAGAAACAGAAGATGCCACCATTTCTCATATTGCCGTGGCTACGAACTGTGGCCAGATCAAAACAGGATCTCTCAGCCGAACAGACAGGATCGCAAAATACAACGAACTCCTTCGGATCGAAGAAGAACTTGGTAAAAATGCAAGCTTTAGCGGAGTAAACACTTTTTATAACTTAAGGTAA
- the lepA gene encoding translation elongation factor 4, which produces MNERQKFTRNFSIIAHVDHGKSTLADRLLEIGLVTDQRTKKDQILDSMDIERERGITIKANNASFDYHAKDGNVYHLNLIDTPGHVDFTYEVSRSLAACEGVLLIVDASQGVEAQTLANLYLAMDLNLRIIPVINKIDLPSADVDKCKLMIEESLGLNPEEAIPISAKTGLNVQEVLEAICYLLPPPVGDVEAPLKALIYDSFFDTYMGVVAKVRLYDGKLRKGEMIHMMNIGRQFTVTEVGINRLSMVSCEELQAGDVGYVVAGMKKMGDAKTGDTITHANRQTAEDVKGFKDAKPMVFAGLFPINGEDFDALVDAIEKLKLNDSALTFERENSAALGFGFRVGYLGLLHMEIVQERLEREFNLALITTAPSVKFRITTTKDEVIEVDNPSKWPEPILIGKSEEPFVKATIIAPESYVGNIMSLVIDKRGIHMDTVYLSKDKLQLTYELPLAELIFEFYDKLKSYTKGYASLDYEEIGYRDSKLVRMDILVNGEPVDALSSIVHKSKAEDRGRVIIEKLKDLIPRHQFMIPLQAAIGAKVVARESISALRKNVTAKCYGGDISRKKKLLEKQKEGKKRMKQIGNVEIPQEAFLSILKTGD; this is translated from the coding sequence GTGAACGAACGCCAAAAATTCACCCGCAATTTTTCCATTATCGCCCATGTCGACCATGGAAAATCCACTCTGGCGGATCGTTTGCTTGAGATTGGTCTTGTCACGGACCAAAGGACAAAAAAAGACCAAATTCTCGATTCCATGGACATCGAAAGAGAACGTGGGATCACAATCAAAGCCAATAATGCTTCTTTTGATTATCATGCCAAAGATGGGAATGTGTATCACCTGAATTTAATTGATACTCCTGGCCACGTGGATTTTACGTATGAAGTGTCCCGCTCCCTTGCAGCCTGCGAAGGGGTTTTACTCATTGTGGATGCAAGTCAAGGTGTAGAAGCACAAACTCTAGCAAATTTATACTTAGCGATGGATCTCAACCTTCGCATAATCCCCGTTATTAATAAAATAGATCTTCCTTCTGCGGACGTAGACAAATGTAAATTGATGATTGAAGAGTCTTTGGGACTCAATCCCGAAGAAGCCATTCCCATTTCTGCAAAAACAGGTCTGAACGTTCAGGAAGTACTGGAAGCAATTTGTTATTTACTACCTCCACCAGTGGGCGATGTAGAGGCTCCTCTTAAGGCTCTCATTTATGATTCCTTCTTTGATACCTATATGGGTGTAGTTGCCAAAGTTCGATTGTATGACGGCAAACTTCGCAAAGGGGAAATGATCCATATGATGAACATTGGCCGTCAGTTTACAGTCACTGAAGTCGGAATCAACCGTCTCTCCATGGTATCTTGCGAAGAACTCCAAGCTGGGGATGTAGGTTATGTAGTAGCGGGTATGAAAAAGATGGGGGATGCCAAAACGGGAGATACCATCACTCATGCGAATCGTCAAACCGCAGAAGATGTCAAAGGATTTAAAGATGCAAAACCTATGGTTTTTGCTGGTCTTTTCCCGATTAACGGGGAAGACTTTGATGCTCTCGTTGATGCAATCGAAAAACTAAAGTTAAACGACTCAGCTCTCACTTTCGAAAGAGAAAATTCAGCTGCCCTTGGTTTTGGTTTCCGTGTAGGATATTTGGGCCTTTTGCATATGGAAATTGTCCAGGAAAGATTAGAGAGGGAATTTAACTTAGCTCTCATTACGACAGCTCCTTCGGTGAAATTTCGAATCACCACAACGAAAGATGAGGTCATTGAAGTCGATAACCCGAGTAAATGGCCTGAACCAATTCTTATTGGAAAGTCAGAAGAACCCTTTGTGAAAGCAACCATCATTGCACCAGAGTCTTATGTTGGGAATATCATGTCCCTTGTGATTGATAAACGCGGAATCCATATGGATACAGTTTATCTTTCCAAAGACAAACTCCAACTCACGTATGAACTTCCCCTGGCAGAACTTATTTTTGAATTCTATGACAAACTCAAATCCTATACAAAAGGATATGCTTCTTTGGATTACGAAGAAATAGGATACCGGGACTCGAAACTCGTTCGTATGGATATTCTTGTGAATGGGGAACCAGTCGATGCTCTTTCCTCCATTGTCCATAAATCGAAAGCCGAAGACAGGGGACGTGTGATCATAGAAAAATTAAAAGACCTAATTCCTCGTCACCAGTTTATGATTCCTTTGCAAGCAGCGATTGGAGCAAAAGTGGTAGCACGGGAAAGTATATCTGCCCTTCGTAAAAACGTGACAGCAAAATGTTACGGTGGCGATATTTCTCGTAAAAAGAAACTTCTCGAAAAACAGAAAGAAGGTAAAAAACGAATGAAACAAATTGGAAACGTGGAGATTCCTCAGGAAGCCTTCCTTTCCATTTTGAAAACCGGGGACTAA
- a CDS encoding glycosyltransferase family 2 protein produces the protein MDRPLISIILPTFNRRLVVERAIESVINQTYPHWELHIIDDGSRDGTWMHLLSKLPGWKGKLTSFGRNQKSIQVHQTEHRGVSEARNFGIKKAEGEWIAFLDSDDTWSPEKLNKQMEFHKNYPEFLFSQTKEVWNKKGNLLEPKGKYQKISGNFLKESLDLCMVTCSSFFSNKQALDQMGQFRTELPVCEDYDLWNRILLTGHSIGLLSENLMVRYGGHDDQLSNQYQALERFRLYSLLLTREEFVQKGKWEELPAESKTLVQKAILSRGETIILGRTKRGKETKWIENLMEDFQSEKTIAKTDLLFLLDDLSF, from the coding sequence ATGGATCGACCGCTCATTTCCATCATTCTACCCACATTCAACCGCCGTTTGGTGGTAGAACGTGCTATCGAATCGGTTATAAACCAAACCTATCCGCACTGGGAACTCCATATCATCGATGATGGATCCAGAGACGGAACTTGGATGCATCTATTGTCAAAATTGCCTGGTTGGAAAGGGAAACTTACCTCTTTTGGAAGAAACCAAAAATCCATCCAAGTCCACCAAACAGAACATAGGGGAGTGAGTGAGGCAAGAAACTTTGGAATCAAAAAAGCAGAAGGGGAATGGATCGCATTTTTAGATTCGGATGACACTTGGTCTCCAGAAAAACTAAACAAACAAATGGAATTCCATAAGAATTATCCTGAGTTTCTTTTCTCCCAAACCAAAGAAGTTTGGAATAAAAAAGGAAATCTATTAGAACCCAAAGGAAAGTATCAAAAAATCTCAGGGAATTTTTTAAAAGAATCATTGGATCTTTGTATGGTAACCTGTTCTAGTTTTTTTTCTAATAAACAGGCTTTGGATCAAATGGGACAGTTTCGCACAGAACTTCCGGTATGCGAAGATTATGATTTATGGAATCGAATTCTACTCACAGGCCACTCGATAGGACTCCTTTCTGAAAATTTAATGGTTCGCTATGGTGGACACGACGACCAACTTTCAAACCAGTATCAGGCGTTAGAAAGATTTCGTTTGTATTCACTTTTACTAACTAGGGAAGAATTCGTTCAGAAGGGAAAATGGGAAGAGTTACCTGCTGAATCCAAAACTCTGGTTCAAAAAGCGATTTTATCTCGGGGAGAAACCATTATACTGGGGAGAACCAAAAGAGGAAAAGAAACGAAATGGATCGAGAACCTAATGGAAGATTTCCAATCAGAAAAGACCATAGCAAAAACAGACCTACTTTTTTTGTTAGATGATTTATCTTTTTAA
- a CDS encoding YheT family hydrolase, translating to MTSSNREFKPRRFLEGRHLQTVYNVLFPPDNSLEDEYYSESILIPTNDRSGDILWLEHNPPLSQVRKKASKWNGYYLLLIHGMEGSSESHYMVSAGKEALNRGYGVIRMNLRNCGRGLGLAKKPYNAGQSEDIEAVLEYIYKHFTKSIFVSGFSLSANMVVKFFGEKRQHYAKAFSATSPPLDLKRSCDFIDSRAGNFYRDHFLDTMKEKVTSGVYDIPDKIKERVLRSKSFFDFDDFFTAPIAGYANVLEYYNICSGVKYLGGIKIPGLLVHADDDPVVPSEVWHEIRWKSFPLLQTVLTEKGGHVGFISDPSPDNPEGRWLPRILLDFFDSQIK from the coding sequence TTGACGTCGTCTAACAGAGAGTTTAAACCAAGAAGATTTTTAGAAGGTAGGCATTTACAAACTGTCTACAATGTACTTTTTCCTCCAGATAATTCGCTGGAGGATGAGTATTATTCAGAGAGTATCCTCATTCCTACCAATGACCGGTCTGGGGACATTCTTTGGTTAGAACACAATCCCCCTTTATCACAAGTCCGTAAAAAAGCATCCAAATGGAATGGATATTACTTACTTCTCATTCACGGAATGGAAGGAAGTTCTGAATCTCATTATATGGTGAGTGCTGGCAAAGAAGCATTAAACCGTGGTTATGGTGTCATACGGATGAATTTACGTAACTGTGGACGAGGACTTGGACTTGCCAAAAAACCATATAATGCGGGCCAGTCCGAAGATATAGAAGCTGTATTAGAATATATATATAAACATTTTACCAAATCCATTTTTGTTTCTGGGTTTTCCTTATCTGCCAATATGGTAGTGAAGTTTTTTGGGGAAAAAAGACAACATTATGCAAAAGCATTTTCTGCTACTTCTCCCCCTTTGGATTTAAAACGAAGTTGTGACTTTATTGATTCCCGTGCTGGGAATTTTTATCGGGATCATTTTTTAGATACCATGAAAGAAAAAGTAACTTCAGGTGTTTACGATATCCCTGATAAAATCAAAGAAAGAGTTCTTCGTAGTAAGTCCTTTTTTGATTTTGATGATTTTTTTACGGCACCAATTGCTGGTTATGCGAATGTTTTAGAATATTACAACATTTGTTCTGGGGTGAAATATTTAGGTGGGATTAAAATCCCGGGCCTACTCGTTCATGCAGACGATGATCCTGTGGTTCCTTCGGAAGTTTGGCATGAAATTCGTTGGAAGTCTTTCCCTTTGTTGCAGACAGTGCTTACGGAAAAAGGGGGACATGTTGGATTTATCAGTGACCCATCTCCTGACAATCCTGAGGGAAGATGGCTTCCTCGCATTTTACTCGATTTTTTTGATTCTCAAATCAAATAG
- a CDS encoding FtsB family cell division protein → MTPTKASLLVTYICAGLYLGLLSESGIAERMRLEKELQSLNAEVERLVVENQGLEEKERRLKNDAYALEQEARKYYLLSETAHVLKFEEMPSLSTQKSKALPSPIRTAGLGGEWKEPPLFLLRFFFISFSVFLILGVYFKLKRLPHTSKQERLN, encoded by the coding sequence ATGACACCAACGAAAGCCTCCCTACTCGTAACTTATATTTGTGCTGGTCTCTACCTCGGTCTTTTGTCCGAGTCTGGGATCGCCGAACGTATGCGCCTTGAGAAGGAATTACAAAGTCTCAATGCCGAAGTGGAGAGGCTTGTGGTGGAAAACCAAGGGTTGGAAGAAAAAGAACGCCGACTAAAAAATGATGCTTATGCCTTAGAACAGGAAGCTAGGAAGTACTATTTACTTTCTGAAACTGCTCATGTATTGAAATTCGAAGAAATGCCATCGTTATCTACACAAAAATCAAAGGCTTTACCTTCCCCCATTCGCACCGCAGGGCTTGGTGGAGAATGGAAAGAACCACCCCTCTTTTTGTTACGTTTCTTTTTTATTTCTTTCAGTGTTTTCCTGATTCTAGGCGTTTACTTCAAGCTGAAACGCTTGCCTCATACGTCTAAACAGGAAAGACTGAATTAA
- a CDS encoding ClpP family protease, whose product MPEEETPDKEISETIQDLISDKNMGKKFLEKRKIFLWGPVTDESSKELTAKLMYLEMADPGKPITFYINSPGGVVTSGLVVYDTMQMISSPVHTVCMGMAASMGSILLIGGKKGNRYIWPNGRVMIHQPSIGGQIQAPATDLLIHAQDIVKTKEKLNQMLADACGKSYEQLVEDTDRDYYMDAEQALAYGIVDKIVNTIDVV is encoded by the coding sequence ATGCCAGAAGAAGAAACACCAGATAAAGAAATCTCAGAAACCATTCAAGATCTCATCAGTGACAAAAACATGGGAAAGAAGTTCCTCGAAAAAAGGAAAATCTTTCTCTGGGGACCAGTCACTGACGAATCCTCTAAGGAACTGACTGCCAAATTGATGTATTTGGAAATGGCAGATCCTGGAAAACCAATTACGTTTTATATCAATAGCCCCGGTGGTGTTGTCACCTCAGGACTTGTTGTCTATGATACCATGCAAATGATTTCCTCTCCAGTGCATACTGTGTGTATGGGAATGGCGGCTTCTATGGGCTCGATTCTACTCATTGGTGGGAAAAAAGGAAATCGTTACATTTGGCCTAATGGTCGAGTGATGATCCACCAACCTTCCATTGGAGGACAAATCCAGGCTCCGGCAACGGATTTACTTATCCATGCGCAGGACATAGTTAAAACTAAAGAAAAACTCAATCAAATGTTAGCGGATGCTTGTGGCAAATCCTACGAACAATTGGTGGAAGACACCGATCGCGATTATTACATGGATGCCGAACAAGCTCTTGCTTACGGAATTGTGGATAAAATCGTAAACACAATTGACGTCGTCTAA